The following proteins are encoded in a genomic region of bacterium:
- a CDS encoding response regulator transcription factor — MVPRILLIDDDVELSRMLVEYLGEAGFEVDARGTVADGLAFLVSAAGIHDLLILDVMLPDGDGLDLCRRIRAGEAGDVAAALPVLMLTARGDETDRIVGLELGADDYLPKPFNPRELLARLRAVLRRGRAEPGADKIERFGRLEIDHGARKVRIDGEERELTSHQFALLCVLSEHPGRVLSRDTIMTRLAGHDLEAFDRSIDVHISRIRAAIEADPRKPRRILTVRGTGYVFASKQDEPDL, encoded by the coding sequence ATGGTGCCTCGCATCCTGCTCATCGATGACGACGTGGAGCTCTCGCGGATGCTCGTGGAGTACCTCGGTGAAGCAGGCTTCGAGGTCGATGCGCGCGGAACCGTGGCGGATGGATTGGCTTTCCTGGTCAGCGCTGCGGGCATCCACGATCTCCTGATTCTCGATGTGATGCTCCCCGATGGGGACGGCCTCGATCTCTGTCGACGAATCCGAGCGGGAGAGGCCGGGGATGTGGCGGCAGCGCTGCCGGTTCTCATGCTCACTGCGCGTGGGGACGAGACCGACCGGATCGTCGGTCTCGAGCTCGGGGCTGACGACTACCTGCCGAAGCCCTTCAATCCCCGGGAACTGCTGGCTCGCTTGCGGGCGGTTCTTCGGCGGGGGCGTGCCGAGCCCGGAGCGGACAAGATCGAACGCTTCGGTCGTCTGGAGATCGATCACGGTGCGCGGAAGGTGCGGATCGATGGCGAGGAACGAGAACTCACGAGTCACCAGTTTGCCTTGCTCTGTGTGCTTTCTGAGCATCCCGGGCGAGTGCTGAGTCGCGATACGATCATGACCCGGCTCGCTGGTCACGACCTCGAGGCCTTCGATCGAAGTATCGACGTTCACATCTCGCGGATCCGCGCAGCGATCGAGGCCGATCCCCGGAAACCTCGCCGGATCCTGACGGTGCGCGGCACGGGTTACGTGTTCGCGTCGAAGCAGGACGAGCCTGACCTATGA